In Cryptomeria japonica chromosome 10, Sugi_1.0, whole genome shotgun sequence, a genomic segment contains:
- the LOC131858969 gene encoding TMV resistance protein N-like produces MVVAIYGTGGIGKTTLAKAIFNSIGPKFPARSFVGPVKAKELRKLEKRILKDLSRHDILVESVDHGKALMKAHLRSIRALVILDDVDHSGQLEALNVDSLAPGTRLILTSRGFEQSIELLSWHAFLRIDPDDDYEDRSIKIAKSCQGIPLLLEVAVASLYDKTETSYWDESIRHLENSIDQNIHRRLCVSTQGLESHEIEIFLGIVCFLVRKENLETTLRFWEAIGRAPNRALEKLIQNSLVRIGPCISFRK; encoded by the coding sequence ATGGTGGTAGCTATCTATGGTACGGGTGGAATTGGGAAGACCACCCTCGCCAAAGCTATTTTCAATAGCATTGGCCCCAAATTTCCGGCTCGTAGCTTTGTTGGTCCTGTTAAGGCAAAGGAGTTACGCAAATTGGAGAAACGGATTTTGAAAGACCTTTCAAGACATGATATTCTTGTGGAAAGTGTTGACCATGGTAAGGCACTGATGAAAGCTCATTTAAGATCCATTAGAGCACTTGTTATCTTGGATGATGTTGACCATTCCGGGCAACTAGAAGCCCTTAATGTGGATTCGCTTGCACCTGGGACTAGACTTATCCTAACATCCAGAGGATTTGAGCAGAGTATTGAGTTATTGAGCTGGCATGCATTTCTCAGAATAGATCCTGATGATGACTATGAAGACCGGTCTATAAAGATTGCAAAATCTTGCCAGGGAATTCCTCTTTTGCTTGAAGTAGCTGTAGCATCCTTATATGACAAGACTGAAACCAGTTATTGGGATGAATCTATAAGGCATTTAGAAAACAGTATTGACCAGAACATCCACAGGCGCCTCTGCGTAAGTACGCAAGGTCTTGAGTCTCATGAAATTGAAATATTTCTAGGCATTGTCTGTTTTCTTGTTAGGAAAGAGAACCTGGAAACAACATTGAGGTTCTGGGAAGCTATTGGCCGTGCTCCAAACAGAGCCTTAGAGAAACTAATTCAGAATTCACTTGTTAGAATAGGTCCCTGTATCTCCTTTCGAAAGTAA
- the LOC131033098 gene encoding uncharacterized protein LOC131033098 produces the protein MALLLGPPEICNFICTETRTTGEGNNDFMDMLRRGMVMEGTHLMGRTENFSPTYLSSGDACLDFFFHVVPDTPSEKVTQLLEAAWKQNPLTALKLVSQLRGVRGTGKSDREGFYAAACWMHSHHPKTLLANLSTFAEFGYLKDLPEILLRILQGPQQTDRRRAQKAAHKKKIDLAKVRFKRRRGSSGYFARKGAAAREAKKRGTLKPREERIAAQLLEGKQKSQAARVSKRQKLMEDASRALKRYSNDAQYRALHDATAQHFANLLAQDLDVLHSGNVRTITLAAKWCPSLDSSYDLSTLLCENIARRVFPREEYPDVADERHYAYRVRDRLRKQVLVPLRKAMQLPEVYMSANLWSELPYTRVASVAMKNYKKLFVKHDSDRFAQFLADVESGEKKIAAGALLPHEIVEQALESEGNDKVAELQWLRMVEDMTREGNLSDSLAVCDVSGSMSGLPMQVCIALGLLVSEMSAEPWKGHVITFSANPELHLVKGDTLAEKYRFTEKMDWGMNTDFQKVFGVILSMACKCKLQPEKMIKQLFVLSDMEFDQASLNPWETDYMAIKRKYKEAGYGAPPRIVFWNLRDSQSTPVIKEEEGVAMMSGYSKNLLKLFLNNGEINPMLVLKQAIEGKLFQQLVVLD, from the coding sequence atggcGCTTCTGTTGGGCCCTCCAGAGATCTGCAATTTCATTTGTACGGAAACTAGAACAACCGGGGAAGGCAACAATGATTTTATGGACATGCTGCGGCGGGGCATGGTGATGGAAGGAACCCATCTGATGGGAAGGACAGAGAATTTTTCTCCAACCTATTTGTCTTCAGGGGACGCCTGCCTCGACTTTTTCTTTCACGTCGTGCCGGACACTCCGTCTGAGAAGGTAACCCAATTGCTGGAAGCTGCATGGAAGCAAAACCCTCTCACTGCTCTGAAGCTGGTCTCTCAATTGAGAGGGGTCCGAGGAACGGGCAAATCCGACCGAGAGGGATTCTACGCTGCCGCCTGTTGGATGCATTCTCACCACCCCAAAACCCTCCTTGCCAATCTCTCCACCTTTGCTGAATTCGGGTACCTGAAAGATCTCCCCGAGATACTTCTCCGCATACTGCAAGGGCCCCAACAGACTGATCGAAGAAGGGCCCAGAAGGCGGCGCACAAGAAGAAGATCGACCTTGCCAAAGTCAGATTTAAGCGAAGGCGTGGGAGCTCCGGCTATTTTGCCCGGAAGGGCGCCGCTGCAAGAGAGGCCAAAAAGCGTGGAACTCTCAAGCCCAGAGAAGAGAGGATCGCAGCACAGTTGTTGGAAGGAAAGCAGAAAAGCCAAGCAGCAAGGGTTTCTAAGAGGCAAAAGTTGATGGAAGATGCGTCGAGAGCCCTGAAACGCTACTCCAATGATGCACAGTACAGAGCACTGCATGATGCAACAGCCCAGCATTTCGCCAATTTACTTGCACAGGACTTGGATGTGCTTCACTCCGGCAACGTGAGGACCATAACCCTAGCCGCAAAATGGTGCCCTTCTCTCGACTCCTCGTACGATCTTTCCACTCTTCTCTGCGAAAACATTGCGCGAAGAGTTTTCCCGCGTGAAGAGTACCCCGATGTGGCAGATGAGAGGCATTATGCCTATAGGGTCCGCGACAGGCTGAGGAAACAAGTGCTGGTTCCGCTGCGGAAAGCCATGCAGTTGCCTGAGGTGTATATGAGCGCGAATTTGTGGAGCGAATTGCCATACACTAGAGTGGCCTCTGTAGCAATGAAGAATTACAAGAAGCTCTTTGTCAAGCACGACTCAGACAGATTCGCCCAATTTCTTGCAGATGTGGAAAGCGGTGAAAAGAAAATAGCGGCTGGAGCGCTGCTTCCCCATGAGATCGTTGAACAAGCGCTTGAGTCGGAGGGCAACGATAAGGTAGCAGAGCTTCAGTGGCTACGAATGGTGGAAGACATGACCAGGGAAGGGAATCTATCTGACAGCCTGGCGGTGTGTGACGTGTCAGGCAGCATGAGTGGACTTCCCATGCAAGTCTGCATTGCTCTTGGACTGCTCGTTTCGGAAATGAGCGCCGAACCCTGGAAAGGCCACGTAATCACCTTTAGCGCGAACCCGGAGCTGCACTTGGTCAAGGGCGACACTCTGGCGGAGAAATACAGATTTACAGAGAAAATGGATTGGGGTATGAATACTGATTTTCAAAAAGTTTTTGGTGTGATTCTCAGCATGGCCTGCAAATGCAAGCTCCAGCCAGAGAAAATGATTAAACAGTTGTTTGTGTTGAGTGACATGGAATTCGACCAAGCTTCGTTAAATCCATGGGAAACAGATTACATGGCAATAAAGAGGAAATATAAAGAGGCAGGGTATGGGGCGCCTCCGAGGATCGTGTTTTGGAACCTTCGTGATTCACAGAGCACGCCGGTGATTAAAGAGGAAGAGGGCGTTGCAATGATGAGCGGATATTCCAAGAACCtgctcaaattgttcttgaacaaTGGGGAGATAAATCCAATGCTAGTGCTAAAGCAGGCAATTGAAGGGAAATTGTTCCAACAATTGGTTGTCCTCGATTGA